The nucleotide window AAGTGTTAACGGCTCAAGGAGACCAACCACTAGCTGAATACAAGGTCACAGTTGAAGGTGAGTTTGTTAACCTTTCAGACACTGATAGAGAGTTTCTGCTCTCATGTTTCTAAAATTCTTCACAGAAACTTTCCCCCCTCAGATCCAGTGTCTCCAGTTAAACTGACAGTGGACCCAGTGGACCCACTGGTCTCCAGAAGCTCCTGTAATCTCACTGTGACCTGCAGTACACAGGACTCCAACATCAGCAGCACTATTAGATGTGTCAACCAAACCTGcagtcaggagggaggagagcaatCAGAGGTCACAACCTCTGGTGCTTCTCTCCGGGTCCACCTGTTGAATAGCTCAATCATCTGTAACCATAGTAACCATGTTAGCTGGACCAAAGACGTTATAATGATTGAAGACTTTTGCCTCAAATATCCTGGTAAgactgaaagacaaaatgaCTTGCTTATAATAATGCACAGTTTGGAGTTAGCTTAagggttgtttttattatatatatatatataacgtgTGTTTTAAGTGGATACGTTCTGATCATGTCTGAACCACCTTGTCAGGCTGTATGGGAGAACAAATAACTCAACTAGAAAGTACAGAAATATTAATTATaggaacatttatttacataaataattaaataacaaattgtCGTGTTCGGTGTAGAAAGTACCATTTGCCTCCATTACTGCATTTTTAAGTAGAGAACATGTAGGCCAGCACTAGAACGAGATTGTTTCAATTAACACAAAAAGCAAGCTAagctaaataataaaataaaaaatgaatcaacattAAACTATTATGCTGTTTTGCAACTTACAATGCAGTCCGTTAAAATCAACTGCACTTTAGAATTTTGAAATGCAGGAACTGCAGCATTTGAGTAAAGTACACAAAATGTTATCTTGTGTCAGTGTTGTACTGAAACcacctgttttgttgttttccaggtTCAGAGAGTCCGTCTGCTGGTATCTCTGTGTACCTGGTGAAGATAGTCGTGTTCTCTGTCGGTCTGGTCATCATGGTGTCGGCCGTCATCACTGTTCACCTCATGGAGAAGCTCAAGAAGCACAAATAAAGAATGCTCATGCTATACCACTGATCCACAGCTGGAGGCAGTAACACACAAGAAAAGGCAGtatagaggaggaggtggaagaatGCAAGCcagcaaacatggatgtaaaaaatgtaagatttaaacatttataaaatcagctttgcaaatgttCCATGGTGAGGGTGATGGATTTAAATCGTGGACTCAGTAATGCATTTTGGTGAGAAAAACTTCATGTAAACATTGTTTCTTCACAAGAAAACTGCAAATGTTACCTTTTaaacaaatgctttatttattatccATAGATTGTATCCAATTATCACTGTTCTCACTttgtaaatacaaattatttcaCAGAGGTGaccatgtaaaaatgttgtttgaaaaaagcttaaaaaaaattaactctATTTGTGTATGATCAAGATCAAGAATATACAAGAAATAGCCTTGATAAATATACTTATAACACTTCATGTGGTcatgtttataataaaaaaaaaagcattgcatATTTACCCGTTTCATTGTACACTctgttttaaattttgtttcagcATGTTTTAATCTTTGGCTGGAAGCAGTATCTGGTACATGCACCATAATTGGAAACTTGTTCAAGCTATATacttattgtgtatttttgtgattAAAGGAAACCTAAAGATCACGAGTAACTGACTTTTCCCCCGCTGGTATATTGTAAGTTTATCCACAAGGAATCAATCAGAGCTGTTGTTATAGTAAACACACTTGCAAACTGaatgtaaattatattatataaaaataaaacatttaatgacaaTCAAGCTTTTAATAAGACAATACAAGACTCCTGCAGTATGTAGCTTCAAATCAAACCAATCGCATAGGGCCTTGAAAGTCCTAATTGTAAACCGTTGCTCATTTaggaaataattacatttcttctGCGTTTAATTTGAACTGTTACGTTATGTAAATGTCTGGACAGCTAAAAAGTGAGATAAAGGCCCAGGTACCCAAGCTTGGGCTTCCAGCAGGGGTAACAACGTCTTTTTCACTTTGCAGCATTGATCTTCAAtgtatcaataaaataattactaATATCTCGAGTTGTGATGCTACAAAAAGCAACttctgaatgtttgtgatgCTTAGTAACATTTCCTCATTGTTTTGCAGCTGTTTCCAATGAAAGGTTTGTGCATAAGAGAATATTCACAAAGCAGGTCCCATTAACTTAAACATTGAAATCTTTAGAAACACTTAAATAGAACTGTTGAAACTTCATTGATTGTTGAAAAACAATCTTCATGGATTGTTTAAGGTCCTGGATGGTCGTGTCTCTAGTCACAGTGGGTTCAGAGGTCCAGTGTGAGGTCCTACCAAGCTGTAGGTGGAGATTGGAGAAAGACCTGAAGCATCATCTGTCAGATTTTGATCCAGAGGTTGGGCTTTTGTTGAGccctggaaaataaatcacatacatCTTTAGCAAAGTCtgccatttttacatttcactttattttttattgagatatttttaaagtggaaAGTTATCTCCCAGCTGCTCATATAAATACTTCAAAAGAATGCGAAGTTTGTCTTTGTATTTAGAAATGATAATTCTGTTTTTCGTAACATTACAATGAAATTGTATCTTAAATGCATGAAGTTgctacaaaacatatttttaaggcatttttcaCGAAGAGCTGAGTTTAAACAAATCTTTTGGCCGTGAGAGCACATCACACTGCAGCTTAAACACAAGCACATGAACAAAGCATCTACGCCACTTTGACAACACATGAAGTATGTtgtatttagaaaaatacactgaaaatTATAGTtttctgtagttgttttaaGACTGAAAATGAGGTTCGCAAAACAattaacacacatgcagacaatgAGTGCAGATCTCATCTGAGAAGCTCCTGCACAAGACCTTTGGTTCAGTAAAAAGTCACATGTAGCTTAGGTTAACTGGTTTGTTCAAATAAACTGAAGCAAAGGGAGAAGACAACACAGCTATGATCATGTAGTAGAAGTgattcaaatattcaaattacaTTGTTGCAGTATTTTAGACACCAGTATGGGACTCGATATTTGTACAAAAGTGCATTTGCTGTTTTGCAAAGGGGAGCATCGCAATGATGGgacaacaaagacacaagaaAACGGCACATACACAGCAGAAAGAAACAGTTTGAGTGGACAAATTGCCAGAAGAGACCCAGTTTGGATAGATGGATAGTGGTGCATTAGGTTCATCGGGtccaaaacattacatttgagcACAAGCAAGCAGCACAACCAGTGATGTGTGCATGTGGCAGGTAGCAGCAAGCAGCAGGACCTGGAAACAGATAAGTGGTAGATAACTGATGAAGAGATGAGTCACAGgttatataaagtaaatacaacACCATGTCAGGAAAATGCATACTGATTTATGAGAATAGCCAATAGAAGCATGTGAGGCATCAggtttagatttaaaaaacatttcttaattttGCATCAATCAGAGAGGGatgttaggaaaaaaaaagtacctgAGGAACTTCATAAACAGTATTCTCgatgctctctcttttatctgcaGGTCAGTCATAGAAAAACACAGCACTTTAAagatatctgtttttttaactgtttaacaaTTAAATTACTTGAGCTGCTGCTTAATGGAGTCCGCATTTCTGGGTGTGTCTAAATTACTCCATcctcaaacagcagcacactTTAAAGCCTCTGTGTGTGGGATTTGATATGTTGGGATGTTGGCGACTCCTAGAGGttttatcaaaacaatgagctttGGCAGACAGCAAAGCATGCAGATACCTCTGGGACCTGACCTGGTGATGCTAAGAATGAATGGGCAAAGCATAAAGACTGCACCAATTTTGAGGTTGTCTCCTTTTTCAAcaattaaaagtatattttgataatatatcacatgtatatttatcacaaaaaaatgtatttacttatcTGATGCAATCATCCAAGGACATAGGATGTCCTAAATTGTACAGATTGTGAAGCCCTAtcaggcaaatttgtgatttgtgacaTTAGGCTATATagataaaattaaaaacaaatctacatGTAGGGGCTTTAAGGTACACAGAAGTTTGGCACAACATTGGCTATGGTAAATAATGATTAGTTGTGGATTTCCCTACTTTAGACTGTATATTGTGTAATTGAATAACTTAATAATACAAGGGGGGTATATAGGTATGGCAGACGATGAACTTTAAAAAGCTGAAATCCTATATAGAGTAAACAAATAGGAATTTGTAGATGTTACTTGTGTTtatatgttaaaatgtatacTTGGACTTACAGGTTCCTCTCTGTTGACAATGAAGAAACAGGCCTAACAGAACAGCCATTATGATGAGAGGAAATATGACGCAAATAACAGTCACAATGTGATTGGAAGAGGGAggatctgcaaaacaaaaaacaaaataaaagccagatTAGAAGAGTCTGCCTGGTTTAAATCATGCAACATAGTTGGGAATGTGtcattgtaacacacacacacgcttttcCTGTACTTCACAAAAATGCTTCACAGcagtttacagtaaaaaaaagttatttttagaAGTTAACAATATTTGTactgcaaatgttttttatttctaaaaatacaGCCCACACACcctgaaaaaacaataaaacataaatggagTTCAACCATATTCGTAAGAAacccattttatttaatgtaccgcagaaaaataaacagaacttCTTCACTTGGAgttataaaaatgttctttaaaacttaaaatgtgcATTACTATAAGGAACCCGTTTTGTCTTTCAGTCTTACCAGGATGTTTGCGGCAAAAGTCTTCAATCATTTTAATCTCTTTGGTCCAGTTAAcatggttgctatggttacaGATGATTGAGCTATTCAACAGGTAGACCCGGAGAGAAGCACCAGAGGTTGTGACCTCTGattgctctcctccctcctgactgCAGGTTTGGTTGACACATCTAATAGTGCTGCTGATGTGGGAGTCCTGTGTACTGCAGGTCACAGTGAGATTACAGGAGCTTCTGGAGACCAGTGGGTCCACTGGGTCCACTGGGACCACTGTCAGTTTAACTGGAGACACTGGATCTGAGGGGGGAAAGTTTCCGTGAAGAATTAGAAACATGAGACAGAAACTCTCTATCAGTGTCTGAAAGGTTAACAAACTCACCTTCAACTGTGACCTTGTATTCAGCTAGTGGTTGGGTTTCTTGATTCCTTAACACTTTTGCAGTATAAACTCCACTGTCTGCCTTTTGTAGATTCTTTAATTTCACAGAGAATTTTTTCACAGCAAACTCAATCCTTCCATTGAAATTAGAAAAGATTGTTGGTTCACTACCATGAATAAATCTTACTAATTTAGTTGTATTGAAGTTCCAGTCAACAAGTACAAAATCCTCAGGAACATCATCAACATTCAGAAGCAGATCATCTCCCTTCTTCACAAACACAGGAGTCACAGCAATGGGCCCTGTAAAAACAGTAGAcgcataaaacaataaaaatcacacacaatatatgaatataaCTGAATGTTACTTCATCCCTACTATGTTTCTTATACATTGAACCATCAGCTCAAACACCTTCAGCTTATCATGGCTTAACAATGATTGGAAGAGTTCTTATAAAATCGCTTATATTGGTTTTGTCTGGTGACACATATTGCCTCAGTAAAGAGAAGTTTAAGAGGTGAAGCTAATCCCACTGAGAGGAAGACTTTCTTtcaccttttcttcttttccctccctcttACCCACACTATTGTTCCCCCAGCAGACCATGGATGTGTTTATAAAATCAGACAGTGAGCAGTTATTTCCACAGACTGAATACTGAGGTAGTTACATGTGTCTCAGAGAGACGTATGCATCTACACCTTTTCAACATGTGGCTAGTATGTGTCTCTAACCACCTTAAAGGTTCTATTCAGTATTAGAGCTTTGTTCAAGAATGAACACTTTGAAGTATACTGGTGTGTTTTGCCTTCTCTTAAACTGAAGATatatccataataataataataataatatccagGATAACCATAAAGAAACACTCAGCTCTTTTGTTTGGTGACACCTGCTGGATTAACTGACATAGAGTATCATAGTATATCTCAACGTATCTCAATAAAAGATTTTATTAGCATCATTATTGAAATAATTGACAATGAGCATATCTCTGAGAATTGCAAACAttctgtcacagttctgctcccATACACTCCTGTCACTCAGTCTCTcactcacctctcagccactcccacctcaccagcCTGTCACTACTCAGCCCCCTCCATCCtgacactctctctcactcacataATCAGATAGTCAGATGTTGACAGCAACAGCATGGAGTTTAGTGAGGAAGAGGGAAAGCGTAGTGacgggaggagggagagggagtgagaggaggaggtgagagggaaTCGACCCATTAAGACGGCTAGCcgcaagagaaagaaaaaataatgcaGCTAGCTCAGGTGGGTGAGGGGAgtgaggggaggagaaggaccCGGAAGCTGAGTTGCTTAATGTTGTGGTTCGATTTGAAGGAGAGGGGGGAGTAAAGAAAGTCGATCTGCAAAAGCTAACAAAAATCATTAGAGGGCAGGTTGGAGAAGTGAAATATGCGAGAGTTTTGGGAGATGGAAACCTGCTTATTGGCTGTAATACTGAGGCGCAGACGGAGAAGGCAAAGAAAATTAGTTTTGTTGGAAAGAATCAAAGTTGCTAAAGTAGTAAGAGTGGGGGAGAAGAAGGTTGGTGGTTGCAGGGGGGTGATTACCGGAGTACCTTACAGTGTTGGCATGAAAGAACTGGTGGAGAACTTGAGGATGCGGAATGAATCAGTCAAAGATGCTAAAAGAATGACAAGGGGAGTTGAGAAAATGGAGACGGAAACCATTTTAGTTGAGTTT belongs to Anoplopoma fimbria isolate UVic2021 breed Golden Eagle Sablefish unplaced genomic scaffold, Afim_UVic_2022 Un_contig_13021_pilon_pilon, whole genome shotgun sequence and includes:
- the LOC129116554 gene encoding uncharacterized protein LOC129116554; its protein translation is MVCWGNNSVGPIAVTPVFVKKGDDLLLNVDDVPEDFVLVDWNFNTTKLVRFIHGSEPTIFSNFNGRIEFAVKKFSVKLKNLQKADSGVYTAKVLRNQETQPLAEYKVTVEDPVSPVKLTVVPVDPVDPLVSRSSCNLTVTCSTQDSHISSTIRCVNQTCSQEGGEQSEVTTSGASLRVYLLNSSIICNHSNHVNWTKEIKMIEDFCRKHPDPPSSNHIVTVICVIFPLIIMAVLLGLFLHCQQRGTYKRESIENTVYEVPQGSTKAQPLDQNLTDDASGLSPISTYSLVGPHTGPLNPL
- the LOC129116555 gene encoding SLAM family member 9-like; the protein is MFIFVILGLLVCIEAQGPIAVTPVFVKKGDDLILNVDADVPEDVLIVDWNFNKTVKLVRFTSSGQPTVLVDLPGRFEFPVKKFSVKLKNLQKADSGVYTAKVLTAQGDQPLAEYKVTVEDPVSPVKLTVDPVDPLVSRSSCNLTVTCSTQDSNISSTIRCVNQTCSQEGGEQSEVTTSGASLRVHLLNSSIICNHSNHVSWTKDVIMIEDFCLKYPGSESPSAGISVYLVKIVVFSVGLVIMVSAVITVHLMEKLKKHK